Proteins from a genomic interval of Rhinoraja longicauda isolate Sanriku21f chromosome 16, sRhiLon1.1, whole genome shotgun sequence:
- the LOC144601137 gene encoding putative G-protein coupled receptor 139: FLSLFVVNLMAIVILARGRCGLSKCITKYLVSMAVTDLLVIITAVLLNRIPAIYFPGSFLFITPVCSLSITLIQAARDSSVWITVAFTFDRFVAICCQQMKTKYCTERTAVVVIATLCAVASLKSVPWYFMHEPLYVIDAVPWYCKVKEIRYISPQWKAFDWLDRIFTPWTPFILILLLNVLTVRFILAASKARRRLRAQSNGEKQSDPEMENRRKSVILLFAISGSFILLWTSNLVQFAFKRLTIGYKITSFNDPRYILQEGANMLQLLNSCTNTFIYAVTQRSFRKELKDAMKYPFILFGKIIK; this comes from the coding sequence tttctgtctcttttTGTAGTTAATCTAATGGCCATCGTGATCCTTGCCCGAGGAAGATGCGGTCTGTCCAAATGTATAACTAAGTACCTAGTGTCGATGGCGGTGACGGATCTCTTAGTCATTATCACCGCTGTTTTATTAAACCGGATTCCTGCCATCTATTTCCCAGGAAGCTTCCTATTCATTACGCCTGTGTGTAGTCTCTCCATTACTTTAATCCAAGCAGCCAGGGACAGCTCCGTCTGGATAACAGTCGCCTTCACTTTTGATCGATTTGTGGCTATTTGTTGCCagcaaatgaaaacaaaatattgcacagaGCGGACGGCTGTTGTGGTGATAGCAACGCTGTGCGCAGTGGCAAGTTTGAAAAGCGTGCCCTGGTACTTTATGCACGAACCCCTGTATGTAATCGACGCAGTTCCCTGGTATTGCAAAGTGAAGGAAATCCGTTACATTTCACCACAGTGGAAAGCATTTGACTGGTTAGATCGTATTTTTACCCCGTGGACCCCGTTTATTCTGATACTTCTGCTCAATGTTCTGACTGTCAGGTTCATTCTAGCGGCGAGTAAAGCGCGCAGGAGGCTTCGGGCGCAGAGCAACGGAGAGAAACAAAGTGATCCAGAGATGGAGAACCGGAGGAAGTCCGTTATTTTACTTTTTGCCATCTCGGGCAGTTTCATCCTCTTGTGGACGTCGAATCTTGTACAATTTGCTTTCAAACGCCTTACCATTGGTTATAAAATCACCAGCTTCAATGACCCCAGATATATACTGCAAGAGGGTGCAAATATGCTTCAGTTGTTAAATTCATGTACCAATACGTTTATTTACGCAGTGACTCAAAGAAGCTTCCGAAAGGAGCTAAAGGATGCGATGAaatatccatttattttattcGGCAAAATAATCAAATAA
- the LOC144600800 gene encoding putative G-protein coupled receptor 139: MEGASRMSAILESQWVEVSGLAITKENVLGKLKSLRPISNLSLFLSLSIVNLMAIAILSRGRCGLSKCITKYLVSMAVMDLLVIVTAVLLNRIPAIYFPGSCLNITPVCSLTIALIHATRDSSVWLTVAFTFDRFVAICCQQMKTKYCTERTAVVVIATVCALAGLKSVPWYFIHEPRNIVNAVPWYCRVKDIRYISPAWRAFDWLDRIFTPCGPFLLIILLNVLTVRFILAASKARRRLRAKSNGEKQSDPEIANRRKSIILLFAISGCFIFLWTANVVKFGLNQITFGYKITSFNDPRYILQEGANMLQLLNSCTNTFIYAVTQSSFRKELNDAMKYPFVVLGKIIK, from the exons atgGAAGGCGCCAGCAGAATGTCCGCAATCCTAGAGAGTCagtgggtggaagttagtggattgGCGATTACTAAGGAGAATGTGCTTGGAAAACTGAAAAGTCTGAGG CCAATATCTAACTTATCTCTCTTTTTATCTCTTTCAATAGTTAATCTAATGGCCATCGCGATCCTTTCCCGAGGAAGATGCGGCTTGTCCAAATGTATAACTAAGTACCTGGTGTCGATGGCCGTGATGGATCTCTTAGTCATTGTCACCGCTGTTTTATTAAACCGGATTCCTGCGATCTATTTCCCGGGTAGCTGCCTGAACATTACGCCTGTGTGTAGTCTCACCATCGCTTTAATCCATGCAACCAGGGACAGCTCCGTCTGGTTAACAGTCGCCTTCACGTTTGATcgatttgtggccatttgttgccagcaaatgaaaacaaaatattgcacagaGCGGACGGCTGTTGTGGTGATAGCAACGGTGTGCGCACTGGCAGGTTTGAAAAGCGTTCCCTGGTACTTTATACATGAACCCCGGAATATAGTCAACGCAGTTCCCTGGTATTGCAGAGTGAAGGATATCCGTTACATCTCACCGGCGTGGAGAGCATTTGACTGGTTGGATCGTATTTTCACCCCATGTGGCCCGTTTCTTCTGATAATTCTGCTCAATGTTTTGACCGTCAGGTTCATTTTAGCAGCGAGTAAAGCGCGCAGGAGGCTTCGGGCAAAGAGCAACGGAGAGAAACAAAGCGACCCAGAGATCGCGAACCGGAGGAAGTCCATTATTTTACTTTTTGCCATTTCGGGCTGTTTTATCTTCTTGTGGACGGCGAATGTAGTAAAATTTGGTTTAAATCAGATCACCTTTGGTTACAAAATCACCAGCTTCAATGACCCCAGATATATACTGCAAGAGGGCGCTAATATGCTTCAGTTGTTAAATTCTTGTACTAATACGTTTATTTACGCAGTAACTCAAAGCAGCTTCAGAAAGGAGCTAAATGATGCGATGAAATATCCGTTTGTCGTATTGggcaaaataattaaataa